One window of Aspergillus oryzae RIB40 DNA, chromosome 3 genomic DNA carries:
- a CDS encoding uncharacterized protein (predicted protein), whose amino-acid sequence MASIVQRPLNRLRKSDSYKPLHERFGDVSISAPTEGSWNQLQNPRQSSHRGYGNNLARGNSTRSSREHYDTASAPENTTAPARQNSFSMSTLNPRRLSMRLAPRSRHSTEDPDEKEHLHHPDRRTEFAYKPIHQDYSTEVAEKAASRVHDSPRFRYIPADARAAAVSPGSHRYSTNSQHNTQSNYAGTEERENRPRRHHRDSHYEDKYNHYVEPHERSHRPSRTGYRTSGEYSEWAMAAQMNATSSVEKKRIRAAKRMTMTMVPDAEDIYG is encoded by the coding sequence ATGGCAAGCATTGTACAACGGCCCCTGAACCGCCTTCGCAAGAGCGACTCCTACAAACCCCTTCACGAACGGTTTGGAGATGTATCAATCTCAGCCCCGACTGAGGGGTCATGGAATCAACTCCAGAACCCTCGCCAATCTTCTCACAGAGGTTATGGTAATAACCTCGCCAGAGGCAATTCTACTAGGTCCTCACGGGAGCATTACGATACAGCCTCTGCTCCGGAGAATACTACTGCCCCAGCTAGGCAAAATTCCTTTTCCATGAGCACACTGAACCCTCGTCGTCTTTCGATGCGTTTGGCTCCACGGTCAAGACATTCCACCGAGGATCCAGACGAGAAGGAGCATCTGCACCACCCCGATCGAAGAACCGAGTTTGCCTACAAACCTATCCATCAAGACTACTCTACTGAGGTGGCTGAGAAAGCGGCTTCGCGGGTTCATGATTCGCCTCGTTTCCGATATATCCCAGCCGATGCACGGGCTGCAGCTGTCTCGCCTGGAAGCCACAGATACTCAACGAATTCGCAACATAATACGCAGTCCAACTACGCGGGGACCGAGGAGAGGGAAAATCGACCCAGACGACATCATCGGGATTCTCATTATGAGGACAAATACAATCACTACGTTGAACCCCACGAGAGATCTCACCGGCCATCTCGGACGGGATACAGAACTAGTGGCGAGTATAGCGAGTGGGCTATGGCAGCACAAATGAATGCGACTTCatcggtggagaagaagagaattcGTGCTGCGAAGCGCATGACCATGACAATGGTACCTGATGCGGAAGACATTTATGGATAA
- a CDS encoding uncharacterized protein (predicted protein) → MFLPLCRRSLVTRSSDPATDQIIIGVVLGCVAAIAITAGILFFLLKKRRWDRIRQYEEDMLVMQAPMGYTPQGCPSGSQGIERPRPYSSMYSYSQPREQNHTHPRGRLSRDTPPPAYTTIPAYDPSKYQAISQLPPSVKINRPTQVDPVEMASIAKWDGSVGFG, encoded by the exons ATGTTTCTCCCTCTCTGCCGAAGGTCACTGGTGACTCGCTCGAGTGACCCAGCCACCGATCAGATTATAATcggggttgttttgggttgtGTCGCTGCTATTGCTA TCACTGCGGGGATcttgttctttctcctcaAGAAACGAAGATGGGATCGCATCCGACAATACGAGGAGGACATGCTGGTCATGCAGGCACCGATGGGATATACGCCTCAGGGATGCCCTTCTGGTAGCCAGGGAATAGAACGACCACGACCCTACTCGTCAATGTATTCCTATAGTCAGCCACGAGAGCAAAACCATACCCACCCTCGTGGCAGACTGTCCAGGGACACCCCGCCACCAGCGTATACCACTATACCCGCCTATGACCCCTCGAAGTACCAGGCTATTAGTCAACTGCCGCCATCAGTTAAAATAAATCGACCGACCCAGGTGGACCCGGTCG AAATGGCTTCGATTGCCAAGTGGGACGGATCTGTGGGTTTTGGTTAG
- a CDS encoding uncharacterized protein (predicted protein), whose protein sequence is MYLPSPTYSFTIPSLHDETQLDCRLYLPRNSSLQSETIRGAIVAHPYAPLGGCYDDPVVSFVGGELLESGYIVGTFNFRGAGTSGGRTSWTAKPELADYVSFYGFMLCYLHSLRSQEVSRRGDGNIPCGANVEGSNPQLTLDRADIHLILGGYSYGSLIASHLPALNVVADLFRNTNCRICPVVNFNRPRLTELDISGERMG, encoded by the exons ATGTACTTACCCTCTCCCACATACTCCTTCACCATTCCTTCACTTCACGATGAGACTCAACTTGACTGTCGCCTTTATCTCCCCCGTAATTCTTCGTTGCAGTCAGAAACTATCCGAGGGGCTATCGTCGCACACCCATATGCTCCTCTCGGTGGGTGCTACGACGACCCAGTCGTAAGCTTTGTCGGAGGCGAGCTTTTGGAGAGTGGATATATTGTGGGCACATTCAACTTTCG TGGTGCTGGTACCTCGGGGGGACGGACTAGTTGGACCGCGAAGCCCGAATTAGCAGATTATGTTTCCTTCTACGGATTCATGCTGTGCTACTTGCATTCATTGAGGTCGCAAGAAGTCTCACGGCGAGGGGATGGAAATATCCCATGTGGGGCTAACGTTGAAGGCTCCAATCCTCAGCTTACACTTGACCGGGCAGATatccatctcatcctcggtggTTATTCCTACGGTTCATTGATCGCATCACATCTTCCTGCCCTCAATGTCGTTGCGGATCTCTTCAGAAAC ACGAACTGTCGCATATGCCCGGTGGTCAATTTCAATCGGCCGAGATTGACGGAGCTGGACATTTCTGGAGAGAGAATGGGGTAG
- a CDS encoding putative Patatin family phospholipase (predicted esterase of the alpha-beta hydrolase superfamily), producing MRNAVSYKEWKDCAYELDELEDNNSWKATFESSEYDPHLVQERLKQLEEARISCDVSRMIFLIRTSLSRDLGNMRNDSLYRHSHVGTKDLIDQYITTALDTISSLVDLSAKGRCDGLELKYILDQLLAARQAFGRSALLFSGGATFGMNHIGVLKALWQAKLLPRIISGASAGSIVCAVFCTRTDDELPLLLDTFAYGDFAVFNDPDQEENILQKTARFLKYGSFLDISNLAKVMRNWLGDITFQEAYNRTRRILNICVSSAGIYELPKLLNYITAPNVLIWSAVAVSCSVPLVFSPFVLMAKDPETGEAVPWNDLHRQYIDGSVDGDLPMTRLSEMFNVNHFIVSQVNPHVVPFLPKYDGPTHGTPQTPFLTSRLFHTMTHLAKDEILHRLTVLSELGIFPTSLTKTVSIVNQKYSGDINIYPEILYTHFPAILKNPTREFMLKACLSGERATWPKLRRIRNHCAIELALDSAIQQMRARVAFMRIG from the exons ATGCGCAAT GCTGTATCATACAAAGAGTGGAAGGACTGCGCCTACGAGTTAGACGAGTTGGAAGACAATAACTCTTGGAAAGCAACCTTCGAGAGTTCCGAATACGATCCCCATCTAGTACAGGAACGCCTGAAGcaacttgaagaagctcgcATCAGCTGTGACGTTAGCCGGATGATATTCCTAATCCGCACCTCCCTAAGCCGCGATTTAGGAAACATGCGTAACGATTCTCTCTATCGACATTCGCACGTCGGTACGAAGGACTTGATTGATCAGTATATTACGACAGCCCTGGACACAATATCGTCACTGGTGGACCTGTCAGCGAAAGGTCGTTGTGATGGGCTGGAGTTGAAGTATATCCTTGATCAACTTTTAGCAGCAAGGCAAGCTTTTGGCCGGAGCGCCTTACTGTTCTCAGGTGGAGCAACATTCGGCATGAATCACATCGGCGTGCTCAAAGCACTTTGGCAGGCAAAACTCCTCCCTCGTATCATCTCTGGCGCTTCGGCTGGAAGTATTGTTTGCGCTGTCTTTTGCACTCGGACAGATGACGAACTTCCGTTGCTTTTGGATACGTTTGCCTATGGGGACTTTGCCGTTTTCAATGATCCTGACCAGGAGGAGAATATACTCCAGAAGACCGCCAGGTTTTTGAAGTACGGCTCTTTTCTAGATATCTCCAACTTGGCCAAGGTTATGCGAAACTGGCTTGGGGATATTACATTTCAGGAAGCATATAATAGAACGCGCAGAATACTTAACATCTGCGTTTCTAGTGCTGGAATATATGAGCTCCCCAAGCTATTGAACTACATCACAGCACCTAACGTGCTGATTTGGTCTGCAGT AGCTGTCTCGTGCTCGGTTCCATTAGTATTTTCGCCGTTTGTCCTCATGGCCAAAGATCCAGAGACAGGGGAGGCAGTCCCTTGGAACGACTTGCATAGGCAGTATATCGATGGCTCGGTAGATGGTGATTTACCGATGACCCGTCTATCGGAAATGTTCAACGTCAACCATTTCATTGTGTCGCAGGTTAATCCTCATGTGGTTCCGTTTCTCCCGAAGTATGATGGCCCGACCCATGGGACGCCGCAGACCCCGTTTTTGACTTCTAGATTGTTCCACACCATGACACACCTCGCAAAGGATGAGATACTGCATCGACTTACGGTTCTATCCGAACTTGGTATTTTCCCAACATCCTTGACCAAAACGGTTTCAATCGTGAACCAGAAATATTCCGGGGATATTAACATCTACCCCGAAATACTCTACACCCATTTCCCCGCAATACTAAAAAATCCGACTAGAGAATTCATGCTTAAAGCATGTCTTTCAGGGGAGCGCGCGACGTGGCCCAAACTCAGACGGATTCGGAACCACTGCGCTATTGAATTAGCTTTGGACTCAGCTATTCAGCAGATGCGGGCCAGAGTGGCCTTTA TGAGGATCGGATGA
- a CDS encoding uncharacterized protein (predicted protein), which produces MKPGAGPGCLPCHSHDQPSFPEPVTIVSRCAVFEDPSVTKGDRSVALHLLVLCQPPLEGDRGGANQTAGPKTRPLLAPNLPWNPPVDGLSFRKAFPLPPVQRDMQLSFDGRLAVSSNSTFPVFCSV; this is translated from the exons ATGAAGCCGGGTGCTGGACCCGGTTGTCTTCCCTGTCATAGTCATGATCAGCCCAGCTTCCCAGAGCCAGTTACCATCGTCAGTCGCTGTGCCGTTTTCGAAGACCCCTCGGTGACCAAGGGAGATCGGTCTGTCGCTCTTCATCTACTGGTGCTCTGTCAACCTCCACTGGAAGGGGATAGAGGAGGGGCGAACCAAACTGCCGGGCCCAAGACGCGTCCCCTTCTCGCACCAAACTTGCCTTGGAACCCGCCCGTTGATGGTCTATCCTTCCGGAAGGCCTTTCCTCTGCCGCCAGTTCAGAGAGACATGCAGTTGTCATTCGACGGGCG ACTGGCGGTCTCCAGTAATTCCACATTTCCCGTCTTTTGCTCCGTTTAG
- a CDS encoding uncharacterized protein (mannose-6-phosphate isomerase), translated as MAEPVVQLQCGVKNDPWGKQGKNSLAGQLWSKTPKNGDVKDDQTYSEMWMGTYPTVPSRILSTGELLSDYLKKNPQLVGKSALDKYGPEIPFLPKILSFSKALPLQVHPDKSLAEQLHKENPDQFNDPNHKPEIAVALSNFELFAGFKPLSEIEAIMKLKPIEQLVPSNQPFDDDLLRELCKTLLTLPPIVVSEIIQSLKDLPEGQFGKHRYIPGMLDRLSKQYTEFDNGNLVAALLMNYMTLGPGEAVCVPADSMHAYLCGDIVECMARSDNVINTGFCPRAERDNVDLFLRALTFKPHGVDEALLPRRKSDKGANGKSDEYAPPFSEFNVLATSLGAGEHETHKAISGPSLLFVTKGSGRLELSEGKSVKTFDLQEGYVYFVGQGVSLDLSTDRGIAVYRPYAE; from the exons ATGGCGGAACCGGTTGTTCAGCTCCAATGCGGAGTAAAG AATGACCCATGGGGTAAGCAAGGAAAGAACTCGTTAGCTGGTCAGCTTTGGTCCAAGACCCCCAAGAATGGAGATGTAAAAGATGACCAAACATACTCTGAG ATGTGGATGGGCACATACCCGACTGTTCCTTCTCGGATCCTTTCAACAGGCGAGCTTCTCTCCGAttatctgaagaagaacccacAGCTTGTTGGGAAATCGGCGCTTGATAAGTATGGACCCGAGATTCCGTTCTTGCCGAAG ATCCTCTCATTTAGTAAAGCGCTCCCTCTCCAAGTCCATCCAGACAAATCTCTAGCAGAGCAGCTTCACAAAGAAAATCCAGACCAGTTCAATGACCCAAACCACAAGCCCGAAATCGCAGTCGCGCTGTCCAATTTCGAGCTCTTTGCTGGTTTCAAGCCCCTCAGTGAAATCGAAGCGATCATGAAGCTTAAGCCAATTGAGCAATTAGTACCCTCCAATCAGCCATTCGACGATGATCTACTCCGGGAGCTCTGCAAGACGCTCCTCACTTTGCCTCCAATCGTTGTCTcggagatcatccagagTCTTAAGGATCTCCCGGAAGGCCAGTTCGGAAAGCATCGTTATATCCCCGGAATGCTCGATCGACTTAGCAAGCAATATACTGAGTTCGATAACGGTAACCTGGTTGCCGCGCTACTGATGAACTACATGACTCTTGGACCTGGAGAGGCTGTCTGCGTACCTGCGGATAGTATGCATGCATATCTCTGTGGTGACATCGTTGAGTGTATGGCGCGGTCTGATAATGTGATTAATACGGGGTTCTGTCCGCGTGCAGAACGCGATAACGTCGATTTATTCTTGCGCGCGCTGACCTTCAAACCACATGGAGTGGACGAGGCTCTTTTGCCGCGGAGAAAGAGTGACAAGGGTGCCAATGGGAAATCGGATGAGTATGCGCCTCCTTTCAGTGAGTTTAACGTTTTGGCGACTAGTCTGGGAGCCGGAGAGCACGAAACACACAAGGCTATTTCAGGACCGAGTCTTTTATTTGTTACCAAAGGATCTGGGCGGTTAGAACTGTCTGAGGGCAAGTCTGTCAAGACGTTCGACCTGCAGGAGGGATATGTATACTTTGTTGGACAAGGAGTGAGCCTGGATCTCTCTACGGACAGGGGAATCGCTGTGTATCGACCATATGCCGAGTAA